The genomic segment GGCGACGTGGGAGGAGATCCGGGCCAAGGGGCACGCCGCGATCGTCGGCGTCGGCCACTGAAGCACCTGCGCGCCGGCGGTCGCCGCGCACGCGATGACGATCGAGGCCGGGTACGGCGTCCCCACCGTCGCCCTGCACACCGACAAGTTCGACCGCGTGGTCCGGTCGGTGGCGACCGTGAACGGGATGCCGGGCCTCCGGCAGGTCTTCGTCCCCCAACCCGTCATGGGAAAGTCCGCCCGCGAGCTCCGTGCTTACGTGGACGGCGCCGACCCGCTCACGGGCCGTCCCGTCATGCAGGAGGTCGTCGAGGGGCTCACGCGTCCGTTCGACGACGCGGAGCTCGCGTCGGCGGAGTTCGACCGCTCCACGCCGCGGCTCTGCCCGCCCGACACCGAGGAGAACCTCCACCGGCTCTTCCTCGAGAGCCACTGGACGGACTGTCTGCCGATCGTGCTGCCGACCGAGGCGCGGGTGGCGGCGATGCTCGACGGGACGCGCCGCAAGGCCGACGAGGTGGTCGGGCATATGCGGCCGACCCACTTCCGCGAGCCCTGGGAATACACGGTGGAGAAGGTCGCCGTGAACGCGGTGATGGCGGGCGCGAGGCCCGAGTACTTCCCCGTGATCCTCGCCCTCGCCGCGACGGGGGTGAGCGCGCGCGGGAGCACGACCAGCTCCATGGCGGCCATGGCCGTCGTGAACGGACCGGTGCGCCGTGAGATCGGGATGAACGCGGGGACGGGCGCCCTGGCCCCCTACAACCACGCGAATGCGACGATCGGCCGGGCCTACGGGCTCCTCTCGCAGAACCTCCAGGGCGGCTCGGTGCCGGGGCTCACCTACATGGGCTCGATGGGCAACAACTACGCCTACAACAGCGTCACCTTCGCGGAGAACGAGGAGCGGAGCCCGTGGGAGCCGTTCCACGCCGGCCACGGCTTCCGCCCGACCGACAGCGCGGTGAGCGTCTTCTCGGGCTGCCGCTCCACCGCCTTCACGCTCGGGCTCCGCGAGCGGCACTGGCGCGAGCACGTCGGCAACATGCTCCGCGGCATGGATCCGCACATTCCGCCCGTGCTCCTGCTGGATCCGATCACGGCGCGGCAGTTCATCGACCGCGGCGGGTTCCGGCAGAAGGCC from the Candidatus Methylomirabilota bacterium genome contains:
- a CDS encoding UGSC family (seleno)protein produces the protein MTIEAGYGVPTVALHTDKFDRVVRSVATVNGMPGLRQVFVPQPVMGKSARELRAYVDGADPLTGRPVMQEVVEGLTRPFDDAELASAEFDRSTPRLCPPDTEENLHRLFLESHWTDCLPIVLPTEARVAAMLDGTRRKADEVVGHMRPTHFREPWEYTVEKVAVNAVMAGARPEYFPVILALAATGVSARGSTTSSMAAMAVVNGPVRREIGMNAGTGALAPYNHANATIGRAYGLLSQNLQGGSVPGLTYMGSMGNNYAYNSVTFAENEERSPWEPFHAGHGFRPTDSAVSVFSGCRSTAFTLGLRERHWREHVGNMLRGMDPHIPPVLLLDPITARQFIDRGGFRQKAALLDWLYDAARMPADQYWDYQLIQNYIYPRATSGEEPWASKLRAAPDESIPMFRREDIHVVVVGGETNGYWRIMGATYQTTVSVDEWR